The following coding sequences are from one Campylobacter sp. RM16187 window:
- a CDS encoding VOC family protein, whose protein sequence is MNKITCVCLGTRNMKKALEFYRDKLGFKTNCKESNPNVVFFDTFGTKFELFPLELLSKDINESSPPTGSGFAGITLAYNVKSKKEVDEVIELVRKAGGVIVKEPQDVFWGGYHAYFTDLDGYYWEVVWSPDFKYDENGLLKF, encoded by the coding sequence ATGAATAAAATCACTTGCGTTTGTCTGGGAACAAGAAATATGAAGAAGGCTCTGGAGTTTTACAGGGACAAATTAGGATTTAAAACTAACTGCAAAGAGAGTAATCCAAATGTTGTATTTTTCGATACTTTTGGAACAAAATTTGAGTTATTCCCACTTGAATTGCTAAGCAAGGACATTAATGAATCCAGCCCGCCGACAGGTAGCGGTTTTGCGGGAATTACGCTTGCTTATAATGTAAAGAGCAAAAAAGAGGTAGATGAGGTTATTGAGCTAGTAAGAAAGGCGGGAGGAGTAATCGTAAAAGAGCCGCAAGATGTCTTTTGGGGCGGATATCATGCCTATTTTACAGATTTGGACGGCTATTACTGGGAAGTGGTGTGGAGTCCTGATTTTAAATACGATGAAAACGGATTATTAAAATTTTAG
- a CDS encoding molybdopterin dinucleotide binding domain-containing protein: MQRRDFIKKAMLTSALPVVAAASKDEKIDDYKVQGNSHEPEFRVVDGKVVMNEGHSIVFSMCHGCTTKCGLRLHIDDKNNRVLRSVGNPFHPLANFHWMPYNTSINDALIATTRSGEDDQRATVCVRGAMLPEMLYSPIRILSPLKRVGKRGEGKWQKISFEQLIEEVVEGGNLFGEGHVDGLRALYSDELIDAENPEYGTKRNQLLSFYLYDGRSDIVDRFMKKSFGTVNHYSHGGICGGGFRAGGKIAHNAGGFAHTKPDYEHSKFSIYWGTAPGNGGNPFQKQAKMIAHARSEDNGFGYAVVDPTVSNSIKYATSDKARWIGIRPGMDSALAMAMIRWIIENEKYATNYLIQPNLDQAKLAGEIHWCNATHLVITQKGHKDYGKFARVNDEWQVCSQSGKIQSYKINEPAKLYYKGKIEIEGKKVAVKSSMQLLKESAFKHTMKEYSELCGVSMDDILWLCDNFTKNGRQVSTNVHGGMMHTQAAMSTYAILCLNTLMGTYGYKGGNVNASAGTHKFLSGRYELEKFEGAYKPSGVNLSRSGKYYETSSEFKRKVAAGGTGYPAQQPWYPISMPLINETLTSHAVGYPYKAKIFINYMTNVIYGQAGLETAVKDSLKDSRDLPLFIGIDAFMNETNAYADYIVPDGLNLENWGMPNSLWGTITKTSVVRYPAVKPRQDTDKNGTPIDVELFYIAIAKKLGLKGFGKGAFKDKDGNAMDLDTKEQFYAAALANLAFDGEAVSDISKEDAELSKIDRIMPVIEKYLKKEEVAKVAHVLAKGGRYDDYVTAYKGDKATVKVPAPNPASIYYEPLGGHRHSITGEYMPGTPTLMKPVTSDGTPLEKFFPKSEWKYLVSSKKSNAQHYYTIMSDRMRSIHPVNFVRISEDIAKERDIKTGDEVKVVTPYASAKGTAFVTNGVAKGVISLEHGFGHTEFGARTHYIDGKPALRIEGTEVGINHNLLGLLDPKRKGKFSLNDWLVGTCARQALPANIYKI, encoded by the coding sequence ATGCAAAGACGAGATTTTATAAAAAAAGCTATGCTTACTTCAGCTCTTCCTGTGGTTGCGGCTGCGAGTAAAGATGAAAAAATAGATGATTATAAGGTGCAAGGCAACTCTCACGAGCCTGAATTTAGAGTAGTTGACGGCAAGGTTGTGATGAACGAAGGCCACTCTATAGTCTTTTCGATGTGTCATGGATGTACGACAAAATGCGGTCTTAGACTTCACATAGATGATAAAAATAACCGCGTGCTTCGCTCTGTGGGAAATCCCTTCCACCCGCTTGCAAATTTCCACTGGATGCCTTATAACACTTCTATAAACGACGCTCTCATAGCCACAACCAGAAGCGGTGAAGACGATCAGCGCGCTACGGTTTGCGTTAGAGGCGCGATGCTTCCTGAGATGCTTTATTCGCCGATTAGAATTCTCTCTCCGCTTAAAAGAGTTGGCAAAAGAGGCGAGGGCAAATGGCAAAAGATCAGCTTTGAGCAGCTTATAGAAGAGGTTGTCGAGGGTGGAAATTTATTTGGCGAAGGACACGTGGACGGACTTCGCGCGCTTTACTCAGATGAGCTAATAGACGCTGAAAATCCTGAATACGGCACTAAACGCAACCAGCTTTTAAGCTTTTATCTATATGACGGCAGAAGCGATATCGTAGATAGATTTATGAAAAAATCTTTCGGCACCGTCAATCACTACTCGCACGGCGGAATTTGCGGCGGCGGCTTTAGAGCAGGCGGCAAGATCGCTCATAATGCGGGCGGCTTTGCGCATACAAAGCCTGATTACGAGCACTCTAAATTTAGCATTTACTGGGGCACTGCGCCGGGCAACGGCGGAAATCCGTTCCAAAAACAAGCCAAGATGATAGCTCATGCAAGAAGCGAAGATAACGGCTTTGGCTACGCGGTCGTCGATCCTACGGTATCAAATTCTATCAAATACGCCACAAGCGACAAGGCTCGCTGGATAGGCATAAGGCCGGGCATGGACTCAGCGCTTGCTATGGCGATGATAAGATGGATAATCGAAAATGAAAAATACGCGACAAACTACCTCATCCAGCCAAATTTAGACCAAGCCAAGCTAGCAGGCGAAATTCACTGGTGCAACGCAACTCACTTAGTTATCACTCAAAAGGGGCATAAAGACTACGGCAAATTTGCGCGAGTTAATGACGAGTGGCAGGTGTGCTCGCAAAGCGGCAAAATTCAAAGCTACAAGATAAACGAGCCTGCTAAACTATACTACAAAGGCAAGATAGAGATAGAGGGTAAAAAAGTAGCGGTAAAAAGCTCTATGCAGCTACTTAAAGAATCAGCCTTTAAGCACACCATGAAAGAGTATTCCGAGCTTTGCGGTGTAAGCATGGATGATATCCTCTGGCTTTGCGATAACTTCACTAAAAACGGTCGCCAAGTAAGCACGAACGTGCACGGCGGTATGATGCACACTCAAGCTGCGATGAGCACTTACGCGATACTTTGTCTAAATACGCTTATGGGCACTTACGGCTACAAGGGTGGAAATGTAAATGCAAGCGCAGGCACGCATAAATTTTTAAGCGGTAGATATGAGCTTGAGAAATTTGAAGGAGCTTATAAGCCAAGCGGCGTAAATTTATCTCGCTCTGGCAAATACTACGAGACAAGCTCGGAGTTTAAGCGCAAGGTCGCAGCAGGCGGGACGGGCTATCCTGCGCAGCAGCCTTGGTATCCTATCTCTATGCCGCTTATCAACGAGACGCTTACAAGCCACGCGGTGGGCTATCCTTACAAGGCTAAAATTTTTATAAACTACATGACAAACGTCATCTACGGACAAGCGGGGCTTGAAACAGCGGTGAAAGATTCGCTAAAAGATAGCCGCGATCTGCCGCTTTTCATCGGTATAGACGCATTTATGAACGAAACTAACGCTTATGCCGACTATATCGTGCCTGACGGGTTAAATTTAGAAAACTGGGGTATGCCAAACTCACTTTGGGGAACTATAACCAAAACTTCAGTCGTGCGCTATCCTGCCGTTAAACCAAGACAAGATACCGATAAAAACGGCACGCCGATAGATGTCGAGCTATTTTATATCGCGATAGCCAAAAAGCTTGGGCTAAAAGGCTTTGGCAAGGGTGCGTTTAAGGATAAGGACGGCAACGCCATGGATCTTGACACTAAAGAGCAGTTTTATGCAGCCGCACTTGCAAATTTAGCTTTTGACGGCGAAGCGGTAAGTGACATCAGTAAAGAAGACGCCGAGCTTAGCAAGATAGATAGGATCATGCCTGTTATAGAAAAATATCTCAAAAAAGAAGAGGTGGCAAAGGTCGCTCACGTGCTTGCAAAAGGCGGAAGATATGATGATTACGTCACGGCTTATAAGGGCGATAAGGCAACCGTAAAAGTGCCTGCGCCAAATCCGGCCTCGATATACTATGAGCCGCTTGGCGGACATCGCCACTCTATCACGGGCGAATACATGCCGGGCACGCCTACGCTGATGAAACCTGTGACAAGCGACGGCACTCCGCTTGAAAAATTCTTCCCGAAATCTGAGTGGAAGTATCTGGTAAGCTCGAAAAAATCAAACGCGCAGCACTACTACACCATCATGAGCGATAGGATGAGAAGCATACATCCTGTAAATTTCGTGCGTATCAGCGAAGATATAGCAAAAGAGCGCGACATCAAAACAGGCGATGAGGTCAAAGTCGTAACTCCATACGCAAGCGCAAAAGGAACTGCGTTTGTGACAAACGGCGTCGCAAAAGGTGTTATAAGCCTTGAGCACGGCTTTGGACACACCGAATTTGGCGCTAGAACTCACTACATAGACGGCAAACCTGCACTCAGGATAGAAGGAACCGAAGTGGGTATAAATCACAACTTGCTTGGTCTGCTTGATCCAAAGCGCAAAGGCAAATTTAGCCTTAACGACTGGCTTGTAGGCACTTGCGCTAGACAAGCGCTACCTGCAAATATCTATAAAATTTAG
- a CDS encoding 4Fe-4S dicluster domain-containing protein, whose amino-acid sequence MQSNQNSRRSFMAAAGLFVAATALKAAPTKFEDSKEERFGMVIDLTCCIGCQSCTMNCAMENNVPAGMFRTIVSEYEAYAKDGKRAAMASLPRLCNHCESPACIDMCPTGASHQRSNGIVKINSSECIGCALCVEACPYHARYFNKETLKADKCTFCDHRLRAGLLPSCVETCVGGSRIMGDLNDPNSNIRKFLATHETMVINSPKNTNPQVFYYGVSEVLTKNDVEAEEKAGYKRVVHWNEEITL is encoded by the coding sequence ATGCAATCAAACCAAAATTCGCGTCGTAGCTTCATGGCTGCTGCGGGGTTGTTTGTCGCTGCGACTGCGCTTAAGGCTGCACCGACTAAGTTTGAAGATAGTAAAGAGGAGCGCTTCGGTATGGTTATAGACCTAACGTGCTGTATCGGCTGTCAATCCTGTACCATGAACTGCGCCATGGAAAACAACGTGCCGGCGGGGATGTTTCGCACGATAGTTTCTGAGTATGAGGCGTATGCAAAAGACGGCAAAAGAGCCGCTATGGCTTCACTTCCAAGGCTTTGCAACCACTGCGAAAGTCCAGCCTGTATCGACATGTGTCCGACAGGTGCAAGCCACCAAAGAAGCAACGGTATCGTTAAGATAAACAGTAGCGAGTGCATAGGTTGTGCGCTTTGCGTTGAGGCCTGTCCGTATCACGCAAGATACTTCAACAAAGAGACTTTAAAAGCCGATAAATGCACATTTTGCGATCATAGACTTCGCGCGGGACTGCTTCCAAGCTGTGTGGAAACCTGTGTGGGCGGAAGCCGTATAATGGGCGATCTAAACGATCCAAACTCAAACATCAGAAAATTTTTAGCAACTCACGAGACTATGGTTATAAATAGTCCGAAAAATACAAATCCGCAGGTGTTTTACTACGGAGTTAGCGAGGTTCTAACTAAAAATGACGTAGAAGCAGAGGAAAAAGCGGGCTACAAACGAGTCGTTCACTGGAACGAAGAGATAACACTTTAA
- a CDS encoding tyrosine-type recombinase/integrase, translating to MKYALDYKDSFEKSLLFWLTRYVKFKLSSLSNKELRDPKALASVNYSLSKEVRSINELDGLVKSARNAGLTGINTYFNPLKKIYETLCFYELESLKQIDEELLSEVLASTTGGLSDASKKNYRISVINFFAFLDKQNEEDGRAHIYDISLKNWGGISGMRGQKLPEFMSEEEVKRFLSAIENSDFKVNTNRNKLIIKTIIFTGIRVSEALNLKRKDITEDGDLYTIRIRGKGNKYRIVMIKRHLIEAHLDAIAINYINKEGYLFINKKGTRLTQAYVSRIVEQILFKAGIRKEKNGAHMLRHTFATMLYKKQKDLVLVQEALGHASLNTSRIYTHFDSEKLKLAAQVAEDLNSNE from the coding sequence TTGAAATACGCGCTTGACTATAAAGATAGTTTTGAAAAGTCACTACTTTTTTGGCTAACTCGATACGTGAAATTTAAACTAAGCTCGCTATCAAATAAAGAGCTTAGAGACCCGAAAGCGCTTGCTAGCGTGAATTATTCATTAAGCAAAGAGGTAAGAAGTATAAACGAGCTTGACGGACTGGTTAAATCAGCCCGCAACGCAGGACTTACAGGCATAAATACTTATTTTAACCCGCTTAAGAAAATTTACGAGACGCTTTGTTTTTACGAGCTTGAGAGCCTAAAACAGATAGATGAAGAGCTGCTTAGCGAAGTTTTGGCAAGCACTACAGGCGGGCTAAGTGATGCAAGCAAGAAAAACTACAGAATTTCGGTTATAAATTTCTTTGCGTTTTTAGATAAACAAAACGAAGAGGACGGCAGAGCGCATATATATGATATATCGCTTAAAAATTGGGGCGGCATAAGCGGCATGAGAGGGCAAAAGCTGCCTGAATTTATGAGCGAAGAAGAGGTTAAACGCTTTTTATCCGCTATCGAAAATAGCGACTTTAAAGTAAATACAAACCGCAACAAGCTCATCATAAAGACGATAATATTTACAGGGATTCGTGTGAGCGAGGCTCTGAATTTAAAGCGCAAGGATATAACGGAAGACGGCGATCTTTACACTATAAGAATACGCGGCAAAGGCAACAAATACAGAATAGTAATGATAAAGCGCCATCTTATCGAGGCTCACCTTGACGCTATCGCGATAAACTACATAAACAAAGAGGGCTATCTCTTTATAAACAAAAAAGGCACGCGCCTAACGCAAGCTTACGTAAGCAGGATAGTCGAGCAAATTTTATTTAAAGCAGGAATTCGCAAGGAAAAAAACGGTGCTCACATGCTTCGTCATACCTTTGCAACGATGTTATATAAAAAGCAAAAAGACCTTGTGCTAGTGCAAGAAGCGCTCGGACACGCAAGCTTAAATACATCCAGAATTTATACGCATTTTGATAGCGAGAAGCTAAAACTAGCCGCACAAGTGGCGGAGGATCTAAACTCTAATGAGTAA
- a CDS encoding ATP-dependent Clp protease ATP-binding subunit: protein MANIGESLTAQMQEALENGISLAIHAKNPQVMPLHVFWGLVTDSASILNQVFNRMSISKNAVDLEVKSKISSLATSSNVSKENVQISRELLNSLESAKAFMVSMGDSFIAVDTWIISALELKEIREILAKFTDVLEIKKSLEAIRAGRKIDTQTSDETLDSLEKFGIDLTKKAINAELDPVIGRDEEITRMMQILIRKSKNNPILLGEPGVGKTAIVEGLAQKIVSKDVPTSLMNKRVIALDMSALIAGAKYRGEFEDRLKAVINEVKSAGNIILFIDEIHTIVGAGASEGSMDAANILKPALARGELHAVGATTLKEYRKYFEKDAALQRRFQPIDVKEPSVNEALQILRGIKERLEVHHGVSITDSALVAAAKLSDRYISNRFLPDKAIDLIDEAAAELKMQIESEPYELAKIKREIVTLQVEKEALKMEDEAKNEERLKEIEKEIADLNEKKQALEVKFENEKSVFNGISNAKKEIDSLKNEAEIARRNGDLQKAAEIEYGKILDASNRQKELEIKWEEMKKAGVLLKNQVDEELVAEILSKWTGISVSKMLTSEKQKYLMIEDHLRASVVGQDPALHALARAIKRNKAGLNEGSRPIGSFLFLGPTGVGKTQSAKALAKFLFDDERALIRFDMSEYMEKHSVSRLLGAPPGYVGYDEGGQLTEAVRRRPYSVILFDEIEKAHKDVFNILLGIMDDGRATDNKGVTVDFKNTIIILTSNIASNFIMDLKGEQREEAVKNELKSYFKPEFLNRLDDTIIFNPLSEEGLVQIVGIMFKELEKTLLNRGIKASMNEEAKKFIAKAGFDIVYGARPLRRALYELVEDRLADMILKDELESGDEIVISSNGKNISIEVAR from the coding sequence ATGGCAAACATAGGTGAAAGTTTAACTGCGCAGATGCAAGAAGCTCTTGAGAACGGGATAAGTTTAGCCATACACGCTAAAAATCCGCAAGTCATGCCTCTTCACGTATTTTGGGGTTTAGTTACGGACTCGGCTTCCATACTAAATCAAGTATTTAACCGGATGTCGATCTCAAAAAACGCTGTTGATTTGGAGGTTAAGAGTAAAATTTCAAGCTTAGCGACCAGCTCAAACGTAAGCAAAGAAAATGTCCAAATTTCACGCGAGCTTTTAAATTCGCTTGAGAGCGCAAAGGCTTTTATGGTAAGCATGGGCGATAGCTTTATAGCGGTTGATACTTGGATAATTTCAGCTTTAGAGCTTAAAGAGATAAGAGAAATTTTGGCTAAATTTACCGATGTGCTTGAGATCAAAAAGAGTTTAGAAGCCATTAGGGCAGGGCGCAAGATAGACACTCAAACAAGCGACGAGACGCTTGATAGTTTGGAAAAATTTGGCATTGATCTAACTAAAAAAGCTATAAACGCCGAGCTTGATCCGGTTATCGGGCGAGATGAAGAGATAACTAGGATGATGCAAATTCTAATAAGAAAGAGCAAGAACAATCCTATCTTGCTTGGCGAACCGGGTGTCGGAAAAACGGCTATCGTCGAAGGGCTAGCGCAAAAAATAGTTTCAAAAGACGTTCCGACAAGCCTTATGAATAAGCGAGTTATCGCTCTTGATATGAGCGCTCTTATCGCGGGTGCAAAGTATAGAGGTGAGTTTGAAGATAGGCTAAAAGCCGTTATAAACGAGGTAAAAAGTGCGGGCAATATCATACTTTTTATCGATGAAATTCACACTATAGTAGGTGCCGGAGCTAGTGAGGGAAGTATGGACGCGGCAAACATACTAAAGCCGGCACTAGCGCGCGGAGAGCTTCATGCCGTTGGTGCAACGACGCTAAAAGAGTATAGAAAGTATTTTGAAAAGGATGCCGCACTCCAGCGTAGATTTCAGCCGATTGACGTAAAAGAGCCAAGCGTAAACGAGGCTTTGCAAATTTTGCGAGGTATAAAGGAGCGTTTAGAGGTTCATCACGGCGTAAGTATAACCGATAGCGCGTTAGTGGCAGCTGCTAAGCTAAGCGATAGATATATCTCAAACCGCTTTTTGCCTGATAAAGCCATAGACCTAATTGATGAAGCAGCGGCTGAGCTTAAGATGCAGATAGAAAGCGAGCCTTATGAGTTGGCTAAGATTAAGCGTGAGATAGTGACATTGCAGGTTGAAAAAGAGGCGCTCAAGATGGAGGATGAGGCTAAAAACGAAGAGCGCCTTAAAGAGATAGAAAAGGAAATCGCCGATCTAAACGAGAAAAAGCAAGCTCTTGAAGTAAAATTTGAAAACGAAAAGAGCGTGTTTAACGGAATTTCAAATGCAAAAAAAGAGATAGACAGCCTAAAAAATGAAGCCGAAATAGCACGCAGAAACGGCGATCTTCAAAAGGCTGCCGAGATAGAATACGGCAAAATTTTAGACGCTTCAAACCGCCAAAAAGAGCTTGAGATCAAGTGGGAAGAGATGAAAAAAGCTGGCGTGTTGCTTAAAAATCAAGTGGATGAGGAGCTGGTGGCTGAAATTTTAAGCAAATGGACGGGAATTTCAGTTTCTAAGATGCTAACAAGCGAGAAGCAAAAGTATCTCATGATAGAAGATCACTTAAGAGCTAGCGTCGTGGGGCAAGATCCTGCGCTTCACGCCTTAGCACGAGCTATCAAGCGAAATAAAGCAGGGCTTAATGAAGGCTCTCGTCCGATAGGATCGTTTCTATTTCTTGGTCCAACAGGCGTAGGTAAGACGCAGTCGGCTAAGGCTCTGGCTAAATTTTTGTTTGATGATGAAAGAGCGCTTATCCGCTTTGATATGAGCGAATATATGGAAAAGCACAGCGTCTCAAGGCTGCTTGGAGCGCCTCCGGGATACGTAGGATACGATGAGGGCGGACAGCTAACCGAGGCTGTTAGAAGGCGTCCGTATAGCGTGATACTGTTTGATGAGATCGAAAAGGCGCATAAAGATGTGTTTAATATCCTGCTTGGTATCATGGATGACGGGCGAGCAACTGATAATAAGGGTGTAACCGTTGATTTTAAAAACACGATCATCATCCTAACCTCAAACATCGCTTCAAATTTCATCATGGATTTAAAAGGTGAGCAGAGGGAAGAGGCTGTTAAAAACGAGCTAAAAAGCTATTTTAAGCCTGAATTTTTAAACAGGCTTGATGATACGATCATTTTTAATCCGCTAAGCGAAGAAGGGCTTGTCCAAATCGTCGGAATTATGTTTAAAGAGCTTGAAAAAACGCTTCTAAATCGCGGTATTAAGGCTAGCATGAACGAAGAGGCTAAGAAATTTATAGCTAAAGCGGGATTTGACATAGTGTATGGCGCTAGACCGCTTAGACGCGCACTTTATGAGCTGGTAGAAGACCGCCTAGCCGATATGATACTAAAAGATGAGCTTGAAAGCGGCGATGAGATCGTGATAAGCTCAAACGGCAAAAATATCTCGATAGAAGTCGCAAGGTAA
- a CDS encoding S41 family peptidase gives MNKRKLFFASGFISTVLAAGLIAVNLNAKNNQDDASARLEALSKFTKTISTVEKYYVDDMKFKEIVDKAIEGLLNNLDAHSGFLNEKAFKDMQVQTNGEFGGLGITVGIRDGALTVISPIEGTPADKAGIKSGDIILRIDGNATLGTTIEEAVNKMRGKPKTPITITIVRKGEPKPFDVKLIRDIISVESVYAKMIENENILYVRVTNFDKHVTQKAEEFIKKHPKAQGIILDLRNNPGGLLNQAVGLTNLFVDNGVIVSQKGRNASENSEYKAIKSNKITNLPLAVLVNGGSASASEIVSGSLQDHKRGVVIGENTFGKGSVQIILPVDGKEALRLTIARYYLPSGRTIQAVGVTPDIKVFPGKVPQEESSMFAIKESELKKHLENELTKIADHKQDVNSTAKKDEAKEDKTILAQAKVNEDMQLKSAIDAIKVLKIK, from the coding sequence TTGAATAAGAGAAAGCTTTTTTTTGCTTCAGGTTTCATCTCAACCGTTCTTGCAGCAGGCTTAATAGCCGTAAATTTAAACGCAAAAAACAACCAAGATGATGCAAGCGCTAGACTTGAGGCTCTATCAAAATTTACAAAAACGATATCAACCGTTGAAAAATACTATGTAGATGATATGAAATTTAAAGAGATCGTCGATAAGGCGATTGAGGGGCTTTTAAATAATCTTGACGCCCATTCGGGATTTTTAAACGAAAAAGCGTTTAAGGATATGCAGGTTCAGACAAACGGCGAATTCGGAGGGCTTGGTATAACCGTAGGCATTAGAGACGGCGCACTTACGGTTATATCGCCTATCGAAGGCACGCCTGCGGATAAAGCCGGTATAAAAAGCGGAGATATCATATTAAGAATCGACGGCAACGCGACGCTGGGCACAACGATAGAAGAAGCCGTTAATAAAATGCGCGGCAAACCAAAGACGCCAATCACCATAACTATCGTGCGAAAAGGCGAGCCAAAGCCGTTTGACGTTAAGCTAATTCGCGATATCATCTCGGTAGAATCAGTCTATGCAAAGATGATAGAAAATGAAAATATCCTCTATGTTCGCGTTACAAATTTCGATAAGCACGTAACTCAAAAAGCAGAAGAGTTCATAAAAAAACATCCAAAAGCCCAAGGCATCATCCTTGATCTTAGAAACAATCCGGGCGGACTCTTAAACCAAGCGGTCGGGCTTACAAATTTGTTTGTCGATAACGGAGTAATCGTATCTCAAAAAGGAAGAAACGCAAGCGAAAATTCCGAATACAAGGCGATAAAATCAAATAAGATCACAAACCTTCCGCTAGCTGTTTTAGTAAACGGCGGAAGTGCAAGTGCTAGCGAGATAGTAAGCGGTTCGCTTCAAGATCATAAGCGCGGCGTGGTGATAGGCGAAAATACATTTGGCAAGGGAAGCGTGCAGATAATATTACCGGTAGACGGAAAAGAGGCGCTAAGGCTTACTATAGCTAGATATTACCTGCCAAGTGGTCGCACAATACAAGCAGTAGGAGTAACTCCTGATATAAAAGTATTTCCTGGCAAGGTTCCTCAAGAGGAATCGAGTATGTTTGCGATAAAAGAGAGTGAATTAAAAAAACATCTTGAAAATGAGCTAACAAAAATCGCAGATCATAAGCAAGATGTAAATTCAACAGCTAAAAAAGATGAAGCAAAAGAAGATAAGACTATACTGGCTCAAGCAAAAGTCAATGAGGACATGCAGCTAAAATCTGCTATAGATGCTATAAAAGTGTTAAAAATCAAATAA
- the purC gene encoding phosphoribosylaminoimidazolesuccinocarboxamide synthase → MEKKELVYEGKGKRMYATDDADLLIAEFKDDLTAFDAQKRGNEAGKGALNNKISTQLFNLLKEKGIETHLVKTLNDTEQLIKKCKIIPLEVVVRNIATGSLTKRLDIPDGTVLPFALVELYYKDDALHDPLVNDEHCLAMGLVKSENDLDRLKHLGREINSVLFKFFADRKLKLVDFKVEFGVDKDGNIILADEISPDSCRFWDADTNEKLDKDRFRQDIGNVKVAYEEVLRRILS, encoded by the coding sequence ATGGAGAAAAAAGAGTTAGTCTATGAAGGAAAAGGCAAAAGGATGTACGCGACTGATGATGCGGATCTTTTAATAGCCGAGTTTAAAGACGATTTAACGGCTTTTGATGCCCAAAAAAGAGGAAACGAGGCTGGAAAAGGTGCTCTAAATAATAAAATTTCAACGCAACTTTTTAATCTTTTAAAAGAAAAAGGTATAGAAACCCACTTAGTAAAAACACTAAACGATACTGAACAACTGATTAAAAAATGCAAAATAATCCCTCTTGAAGTGGTAGTAAGAAATATAGCTACAGGTTCACTTACTAAGCGCCTGGACATACCTGACGGAACGGTTTTGCCTTTTGCCTTGGTTGAGCTATATTACAAGGATGATGCGCTACACGATCCTTTGGTAAATGACGAACACTGCCTGGCTATGGGGCTTGTAAAAAGCGAAAACGACCTTGATAGACTTAAACATTTAGGTAGAGAGATAAACTCTGTATTGTTTAAATTTTTCGCGGATAGGAAGCTAAAACTTGTTGATTTTAAAGTCGAATTCGGCGTAGATAAAGATGGAAATATTATACTAGCAGATGAAATTAGTCCTGATAGTTGCAGATTTTGGGATGCCGATACAAATGAAAAGCTTGACAAAGATAGATTTAGACAAGATATTGGAAATGTAAAAGTAGCCTACGAAGAGGTTTTAAGAAGAATTTTATCATAA
- the purS gene encoding phosphoribosylformylglycinamidine synthase subunit PurS, whose protein sequence is MKAIVNVSLKNGVLDPQGKAVEHALGSLGFNGISNVRVGKQIVLDIDTKDKDEAKKALTNMCEELLANTVIEDYEIII, encoded by the coding sequence ATGAAAGCTATAGTAAACGTATCACTTAAAAACGGAGTTTTAGATCCTCAAGGAAAGGCTGTAGAGCACGCACTTGGCTCGCTCGGATTTAACGGCATATCAAACGTAAGAGTTGGAAAACAAATCGTCCTTGATATAGACACCAAAGATAAAGATGAGGCCAAAAAAGCTCTTACAAATATGTGTGAAGAGCTTTTGGCAAACACAGTTATAGAAGATTACGAGATAATAATATGA
- the purQ gene encoding phosphoribosylformylglycinamidine synthase subunit PurQ — protein sequence MKVAIVLFPGTNCETDTKYAFDLLGCETEIIWHKQDEIKADLIVLPGGFSYGDYLRTAAIAKFSPAMKAVLKHAQKGGYILGICNGFQMLCELKLLAGAMRRNENLSFISKYHHLKVIANSNKFLSNLEVGEIVNVPLAHGEGNFYTDEDTLKSMYDNEQVLLKYCDKDGNELNPNGSIDSIAGICDKNKKIFGLMPHPERACEKILGGDDGLRMLKGLVC from the coding sequence ATGAAAGTAGCGATAGTTCTTTTTCCTGGAACAAACTGTGAAACGGATACAAAATACGCATTTGATCTTTTAGGATGCGAAACTGAGATCATCTGGCATAAGCAAGATGAGATAAAAGCCGATCTTATCGTTCTTCCCGGTGGCTTTAGCTACGGAGACTACTTAAGAACGGCTGCTATCGCTAAATTTTCTCCCGCTATGAAAGCGGTGTTAAAGCACGCTCAAAAAGGTGGATACATCTTAGGAATTTGCAACGGATTTCAGATGCTTTGCGAGCTAAAACTGCTTGCAGGAGCTATGAGAAGAAACGAAAATTTAAGCTTTATCTCAAAGTATCATCACCTTAAAGTCATTGCAAATTCAAACAAATTTCTTTCAAATTTAGAGGTCGGCGAGATAGTAAATGTCCCGCTGGCTCACGGTGAAGGAAATTTCTATACTGATGAAGATACTTTAAAAAGCATGTATGACAACGAGCAAGTACTTTTAAAATATTGTGATAAAGATGGAAATGAACTGAATCCAAACGGCTCTATAGATAGTATTGCTGGAATTTGTGATAAAAATAAAAAGATTTTCGGACTTATGCCACATCCTGAGCGAGCATGCGAGAAAATCTTAGGTGGAGATGATGGACTTAGGATGCTTAAAGGGCTAGTTTGTTAA